The DNA segment GCGCCCATTATCGGAAACGGAAATGGACCCGTTGGGATTGACCACAACTTCTATGGTGTCGCAAACTCCCGCCATCGCTTCGTCAATGGAATTATCAACGACTTCATAAACCATATGATGAAGGCCGCGCGAGGTAGTATCCCCGATATACATCGCCGGGCGCATACGCACGGCTTCCAACCCTTCGAGAACCTGAATACTCGTCGCATCATAATTGCCGGCGGCTTTTGTTTTTTGTTTTTCGCTTTTTTCAGCCACCGCTGTTTTAGCCTGTTCTTTTTCTGGCATTGTTTCCTCTTGTTTTGCTTTGGTTGTTTTTTTAGCTTTGGTCATTTGATTTTACCTATTTTAAAATAAATTCCGGAAATTTCATCAATTTCTTTTTTTAATTCGTTTAAGATCTTTCCTTTTTGCATATTGAGTTGAAAAAGCCAAGCCGGCGAATCAACACAAACGATCAGCTTTCCTTTTTCTAAACTAGCGATCCGCGTGTGCTTAACAGCTTTTCCGTCCGCGATATTTTTCCAAATATTTTGAATCTTATTTTGAGTTTCCGGCCGTTTTTCAGCCATCCGGCCGATCACTTCTTGGATAATATCCCGGATTTGCTCCATTAGCTAGATCCGCATCGGCAATACTAAATATAAATAATCATTGAGGCGTAAAACACCCGGCTTGTCCGGGCCCAAAAGTTCCAACTCAACAAACTCATTATCAATATTCTTAAGGACATCGATCAAGTAATGCGGATTGAATCCGACAATTAACTCTGCCCCTCCATAGGTGATGGCAATTTCTTCCCGGGATTCTCCCACATCCGGTGTTGTTTTTGAAACGATCAATTTATCTGTAAATACTTCAAATTTAACGGCTTGGAAGTCTGGTGTTGCTAAAAGATTGGCCCGCCTTATCGCTGATAAAAGGTCCAAACGGCTTGTTTTTATTTTAGGGATTGCTGCTTCCGGAATAACTTGTTTATAATTCGGAAATTCCCCTTCGATAATACGCGTTACAATTAAAGTACCATTGATATCGAACAAAATTTGGTTTGTCCCTACTAATAAAGATAGGTCGCCTTCATCTTTGAGGTTTCTAACAATTTCTTGAATGGCTTTACTGGGAATAATGGCGGTGATCTCTTTTTTTGTTGGGATAGATAACTTTTTCTCGATCTTAGCTAAACGCCGGCCATCCGTTGCCACAACACAGATCTTATTTTCGGATATTTCAAACAAAATTCCATTTAGCACATATCTGGCTTCTTCATGAGAAACAGCGAAAGATGTTAAGCGCAACATCTCTTTTAAAACGTTTTGTCCAATCTGGATCGCTTCTCTGTCTTTAAACTCCGGGAATTTTGGAAATTCTTCTTTAGGAAGACCAGTGAGTTTAAAATGACAATTTTGCCCTTCAATATCGATTTGATTGTTCTTTTTTGTTGTAATAATAATATCCCCTTCGGGTAATTCCTTAATAATATCACTGATTTTTTTTGCCGGGATCGTGATCGCACCTTCTTCAAGGATACTCACAGGAACTTCACAGGAAATTCCAATGTCCAAATCTGTTGTATTGATACGAATGGCTTCGTTTTTTGTTTCAATAAGCATATTGGACAAAATAGGCAGCGAATTTTTTGAAGTTACGATGTTTTGGACAATTTGTATTCCGGAAAGAAGGTTTTGTTTTGTAGATTTTATTTTCATGAGAACCTTTCTAACTAGTTAACATTTCGGAACGATTAAATATCTATTAAAACAGTATCAGTTGTAATAGTGTTTGTGGATAAGTTGAATAAGAATAAAACCATATTAATTACAATAAGTTATGTAAAAAAAGCCTGTTAATATCACTTGAATAAAAAACAATCATTGTTTAAGAGTTGTTATTAAGTTTTCAATGGTGTTCTTTAAGCGGTGGTCATTTTTTAAATCTCCATCAATTTTCTTCCAAGAATGTAAAACAGTCGTGTGATCTTTGCCTCCAAAAGCCGTGCCTATTTCCGGCAGAGAAAAATTGGTCAAATTTCTTGATAGATACATAGCAATTTGTCTGGGAAAAACGACATTTTTGGTACGTTTTTTTGTTTTAAGCTCTGATAAAGAAATGCTAAAGTGATCCGCCACCGTTTTTTGAATAACATCAATACTAATTAACTTAACTGTTTCTTTGACCATGTCCTTTAAGATGAATTTAGCCATGTCTAGCGAAACAGATTTCTCCTCTAATAGAGAATAAGCGACAACACGGATCAAGGCACCTTCCAATTCCCGAATATTGGTTTTGATCTCTTGGGCGATAAAGTTAATGACTTCATCGGGGACTTTAACGGGTTCCCGTTCAATTTTCTTTCGCAGGATAGCAACGCGTGTTTCAAAATCCGGAGCCTGAATATCGGTGATCAGCCCCCAAGTAAAGCGTGACCTCAAACGCTCTTCTAAATTAGAGATCTCTTTGGGAGAACGATCGGAAGTGATGATGATCTGCTTTCGGTCGTTATGCAGAGCGTTAAAGGTGTGAAAGAATTCTTCCTGGGTGGATTCTTTTCCGGCGATAAATTGGATGTCGTCGATCAAAAGCACGTCGACGTTTCGGTATTTTTGACGGAATTGAGGTGTTGAGCGATGCCGGATGGCATCAATAAGCTCGTTAGTGAAACGTTCGGAAGTGATGTAGCAATGTTTGGTTTCCGGATTGCGGACGTGAATTTGGTGAACGATGGCTTGCAGTAAATGTGTTTTTCCTAAGCCTACGCCGCCGTAAATAAAAAGCGGATTGTAGGCTTTGGCCGGAGATTCAGCAACAGCAAGCGATGCCGCGTGGGCAAAACGGTTCGAAGAGCCGATCACAAAATTATCGAATGTAAAACGGGAATTTAAAGCGTTAGGAGGTGTTTGCGCCGCCGGGCCGGAATATTTTTCGGAAGGTTTGGAAGCACGATTGAGAAAATTTTCACCTAAAATATCGGGATTGACCGAAAACTCAACTTCAACGACCCTTTGAGAAATGTCTTTAAGGGACTCTCGGATGAGGGCCGAATAATGATCGACCACCCAAGTTTTAAAAAACTCATCCGGTGTTTCGATCAGAAGCGATTCGGGGTTTTTTTCTTTGATGTTTAGAGAGGAAAACCACGTTTCGTAGGCGCTAGAACCCACTTTTTCTTTAATAGCGCTCTGGGCTTTTTCCCAGACAGCGGTTAAGCTCATAAGAAAGACGACCTTTGCTTTTTAAAATACTTCCTTCGGGCAAAAAAACGGCTCCGACGGAATTAACAGTTTTTCCACAGCGGTGAATTGCCACCGCTTAACCTCTTTGTCGTCGGAGGAGAAGAAAGACATGTAAAAAGTATTTTTTTTAAAAACGATTGATCTTTTTTAAATTTTCAAACGTCCCTATTATAACAAACAATTGTTTTATTTCAATTCAAATTTTTTTGCCTCAAAAAATACCGAAAAATAAGGTACTCTTATTTGATGGGCCAAAGCCCGTAAAAATTTTTAATAGGGCTTTGGCCTGCCGCAATTCTTTCTTAAAAGATCCCAATAATTAAGATGTTAACACTTGGTCAAAG comes from the Candidatus Omnitrophota bacterium genome and includes:
- a CDS encoding DUF721 domain-containing protein yields the protein MEQIRDIIQEVIGRMAEKRPETQNKIQNIWKNIADGKAVKHTRIASLEKGKLIVCVDSPAWLFQLNMQKGKILNELKKEIDEISGIYFKIGKIK
- the dnaN gene encoding DNA polymerase III subunit beta gives rise to the protein MKIKSTKQNLLSGIQIVQNIVTSKNSLPILSNMLIETKNEAIRINTTDLDIGISCEVPVSILEEGAITIPAKKISDIIKELPEGDIIITTKKNNQIDIEGQNCHFKLTGLPKEEFPKFPEFKDREAIQIGQNVLKEMLRLTSFAVSHEEARYVLNGILFEISENKICVVATDGRRLAKIEKKLSIPTKKEITAIIPSKAIQEIVRNLKDEGDLSLLVGTNQILFDINGTLIVTRIIEGEFPNYKQVIPEAAIPKIKTSRLDLLSAIRRANLLATPDFQAVKFEVFTDKLIVSKTTPDVGESREEIAITYGGAELIVGFNPHYLIDVLKNIDNEFVELELLGPDKPGVLRLNDYLYLVLPMRI
- the dnaA gene encoding chromosomal replication initiator protein DnaA, translating into MSLTAVWEKAQSAIKEKVGSSAYETWFSSLNIKEKNPESLLIETPDEFFKTWVVDHYSALIRESLKDISQRVVEVEFSVNPDILGENFLNRASKPSEKYSGPAAQTPPNALNSRFTFDNFVIGSSNRFAHAASLAVAESPAKAYNPLFIYGGVGLGKTHLLQAIVHQIHVRNPETKHCYITSERFTNELIDAIRHRSTPQFRQKYRNVDVLLIDDIQFIAGKESTQEEFFHTFNALHNDRKQIIITSDRSPKEISNLEERLRSRFTWGLITDIQAPDFETRVAILRKKIEREPVKVPDEVINFIAQEIKTNIRELEGALIRVVAYSLLEEKSVSLDMAKFILKDMVKETVKLISIDVIQKTVADHFSISLSELKTKKRTKNVVFPRQIAMYLSRNLTNFSLPEIGTAFGGKDHTTVLHSWKKIDGDLKNDHRLKNTIENLITTLKQ